The sequence TAGATCTAACTCCAGCTTTATCTGCTCACAAGTTGGTTTTGAAGCGCGTGGAACCTTGTGTCCCTGTCTGCGTAATAACCTCTGATCAAGCTTAGCGGCGACCTCTAGTTCAGATACATCGGATGGATTGGCTTTCATTTGCGTGACAATGTCACACATCAAGTCTAACTCACCTTGTTTGTCATAGATGCGTGCAAGTCGTTCTCTGCTCGGAGGAAGTACAGATTGTTTGAACCAAAAGACAGCTTGGTCGTTTTGGTTAAGCCTTTCTAGATCGCGTGCAATATCGTTGATCAAACGCGATCGTTTTCTGGCTATACCTTTGTGCTTTGACTCAGAAGGTACCGATTGTAAAAGATGTTCAAGAAACTCAGGGTCTTTACGATCACCCTCAGAATATTGGCGTTGAATATCGCGCATCTGGATCTGTTGATTGAGCTGTTCTCTGGAGGTGAAGAAACGGCGCTGTTTGCTTAACGGGTAGTTTTCGAAGGTGTTGAGTCCAAGATCGCTAAGAACGAATTGGCTTAGGTCTTGATAAGTATTGGCGAAGAAGAGTAGCAGCAATACATCAATAACTTCAGATTCGACAACGTAGATGCAGTCAAAGAGTAGGCTTTTAAATTGTTCGAAAGGTTGCTGATCAAGCAATAACAATAGCTCATCTTTCTTGGCTGATCTGTTGCTCTGAAGGGCGGGGAATGCGCTCAATAACTCAGGTTTAGTGAGCAAGTGTAATCCGATTTCGAGATCAGTGATGACGAGGTTATGTTGTTCAGTTGGGTGACTTAACGTAACGAAGCTCGATGCATTTAGCTCTTGTAGGGCGCTTTTTAGATTTGGAATCTCAACATAACTGAGTTTATCACTTCGAAACCAGCAGCCCTTGCGAGAAAGTAAACGAACCATTAAACACTGGCTTGCAATTGAAAGACGTTTGTATTCAGACAACCAACGGCATTCATCGTCACTAAGAAGATCGGGGTAGAGCGTTTGAGCGTGTTCAATCAGTCGATTGAAGTTGTCGAGATAATAAGTAGGAGAGAGCTGAGGAGTGGTTTCTATCGTCAATGGGTTAGTCGCTTGATACAAAAAGAGCCTAACCCTAAGGTTAAGCTCTTCAGTAACAA comes from Vibrio bathopelagicus and encodes:
- a CDS encoding VRR-NUC domain-containing protein; amino-acid sequence: MYQATNPLTIETTPQLSPTYYLDNFNRLIEHAQTLYPDLLSDDECRWLSEYKRLSIASQCLMVRLLSRKGCWFRSDKLSYVEIPNLKSALQELNASSFVTLSHPTEQHNLVITDLEIGLHLLTKPELLSAFPALQSNRSAKKDELLLLLDQQPFEQFKSLLFDCIYVVESEVIDVLLLLFFANTYQDLSQFVLSDLGLNTFENYPLSKQRRFFTSREQLNQQIQMRDIQRQYSEGDRKDPEFLEHLLQSVPSESKHKGIARKRSRLINDIARDLERLNQNDQAVFWFKQSVLPPSRERLARIYDKQGELDLMCDIVTQMKANPSDVSELEVAAKLDQRLLRRQGHKVPRASKPTCEQIKLELDLSQTRVELAVKQHFENQGWDVYFSENSFLCGLFGLAFWDVIFSDVEGAFINRYQHRPLDLYHPDFVDKRAAPIKSVFQTISEYGLNHLLDIYDQKHGIANPFVHWNHFPKSLIEHSIASIPKRLVVDLFKVILGDLKLFRTGMPDLIAFKGGEFQWIEVKGPGDKLQDNQWRWIKEFERLSVPFSVCYVNQ